The following are encoded in a window of Longibacter salinarum genomic DNA:
- a CDS encoding MBL fold metallo-hydrolase: MKVQSFTYNPFMTNCYVCYDAGEAVVIDPSCASAEEKDEVTQFLESNDLTVKHLLLTHAHIDHIFGCAFFEARYDDEFKMHEASIPFIERSVDQAKAFGVEVDPPSVPDTFLEEGDTISFGTVTLDVLHTPGHSPDSICFVDRDSDQAVTGDVLFQDSIGRTEGLPQTSMPQLMASIRDKILPLGDAFTIYPGHGPKTTVARERRQNPFLNDI; encoded by the coding sequence ATGAAGGTCCAGTCGTTTACTTACAACCCGTTCATGACGAATTGCTACGTCTGCTATGATGCAGGCGAAGCCGTTGTCATCGATCCGAGTTGTGCATCCGCCGAGGAAAAAGACGAGGTCACGCAGTTTCTCGAGTCCAATGATTTGACGGTAAAACATCTGCTTCTGACGCACGCGCACATCGATCACATCTTCGGCTGTGCGTTCTTCGAGGCGAGATACGACGACGAGTTCAAGATGCACGAGGCCTCAATCCCGTTTATCGAGCGGTCCGTGGATCAGGCGAAGGCATTCGGTGTCGAGGTGGACCCACCGTCGGTGCCGGATACGTTCCTGGAGGAAGGAGACACGATTTCATTCGGGACCGTAACGCTGGACGTACTCCACACGCCCGGGCACTCACCGGACTCGATCTGCTTCGTCGACCGCGACAGCGATCAGGCCGTGACCGGCGACGTTCTGTTTCAGGATTCGATCGGACGCACGGAGGGATTGCCGCAAACGTCGATGCCGCAACTCATGGCATCAATCCGGGACAAGATTCTGCCGCTCGGGGACGCATTCACGATCTACCCAGGCCACGGACCGAAAACCACGGTGGCACGGGAGCGCCGACAAAACCCGTTTCTAAACGACATCTAG
- the era gene encoding GTPase Era produces MDAPSPFFEDLPDGHKSGYVALIGKPNVGKSTLMNAMVGQKLSIVTRKPQTTRNRVIGIHSREDHQVIFLDTPGIIKPQYRLHKAMMGQVEDAVRDADLLLFLHDATKGTPDTFSLKQAGDRPAFLVLTKMDLIPNEQALPLVESYMELRGFDEIVPTSAVKGTNVDTLLDLIVDRLPEGPPFYPKEMVSEHPERFFVAEIIREKVFQQYHEEIPYSVQVNIVEYEERTNEKDFIDAEIVVNRKSHKGILIGKGGRALKRLGMSARKDIEQFVQSDVYLQLHVKVRKDWRDQESYLKSYGYRG; encoded by the coding sequence ATGGACGCCCCTTCTCCATTTTTCGAAGACCTTCCCGACGGACACAAAAGCGGCTATGTCGCCCTGATCGGTAAGCCGAACGTCGGCAAGTCCACGCTGATGAACGCGATGGTCGGGCAAAAGCTGTCGATCGTCACGCGGAAGCCACAGACGACCCGTAACCGCGTCATTGGGATCCACTCCCGCGAAGATCATCAGGTGATCTTTCTGGACACGCCCGGGATCATCAAGCCCCAGTACCGTCTCCACAAGGCGATGATGGGGCAGGTGGAAGATGCAGTCCGTGACGCTGACCTGCTCCTCTTCCTCCACGACGCAACGAAGGGGACGCCGGATACCTTCAGCCTGAAACAGGCCGGGGACCGGCCAGCGTTTCTCGTGCTCACGAAAATGGATTTGATTCCCAATGAGCAGGCGCTCCCGCTCGTGGAGTCGTACATGGAGCTTCGAGGATTCGACGAGATCGTTCCCACCTCGGCCGTCAAGGGCACGAACGTGGATACGCTACTCGACCTGATCGTCGATCGCCTTCCGGAAGGACCGCCCTTCTACCCGAAGGAAATGGTCAGTGAGCATCCAGAGCGCTTCTTCGTCGCAGAGATCATTCGGGAGAAGGTCTTTCAGCAATACCATGAGGAAATCCCATACTCCGTGCAGGTCAACATCGTCGAGTACGAGGAGCGCACGAACGAAAAGGATTTCATCGATGCGGAAATCGTCGTCAACCGGAAGTCGCACAAGGGCATCCTGATCGGAAAGGGCGGCCGCGCACTGAAACGGCTCGGCATGTCCGCGCGGAAGGACATCGAGCAGTTCGTTCAGTCGGACGTCTATCTGCAGCTCCACGTGAAGGTCAGGAAAGACTGGCGCGACCAGGAATCTTACCTGAAGTCGTACGGCTATCGCGGCTAG
- a CDS encoding outer membrane beta-barrel protein yields MRAMLKRFATSALALAIIVLVGASPAHAQLGIAGGLNFESSDDISTSSADANFENSTGYHIGVVYDAGFGPVNIRPGFFYRKVGTYEFGNTTGGGAAGTIDISTFEVPVDVRLNLLVTPVITPYVLAGPMLTIPRSNVDGFGNGDDFDDFTEDMSLSANVGAGVQLNLPAVPFKLQPELRYEFGISEYVDTDAVEVSESPKFSAFSLRLNVIF; encoded by the coding sequence ATGCGCGCAATGCTCAAACGCTTTGCTACTTCTGCCCTCGCTCTCGCCATCATCGTTCTCGTGGGAGCTTCGCCGGCTCATGCCCAACTCGGGATTGCCGGAGGCCTCAACTTTGAATCGTCTGACGACATCAGCACAAGCAGCGCGGACGCAAACTTCGAAAATTCCACCGGTTACCACATCGGTGTGGTGTACGACGCTGGGTTCGGTCCCGTGAACATCCGCCCGGGCTTCTTTTACCGAAAGGTCGGTACTTACGAATTCGGAAACACGACAGGGGGTGGCGCAGCCGGAACGATTGATATTAGCACATTTGAGGTTCCGGTCGACGTACGACTCAACCTGCTGGTCACGCCGGTCATTACGCCATATGTCCTTGCCGGCCCGATGCTAACCATCCCGCGGTCGAACGTGGACGGCTTCGGTAACGGTGATGACTTCGACGACTTCACGGAGGACATGTCCCTGTCTGCGAACGTGGGTGCTGGTGTGCAGCTGAACCTCCCTGCCGTTCCGTTCAAACTGCAACCCGAACTGCGGTACGAATTTGGAATTTCGGAGTACGTGGACACGGATGCTGTCGAAGTTTCCGAAAGTCCGAAGTTCAGCGCATTCAGCCTGCGACTCAACGTCATATTCTAG
- a CDS encoding pyridoxine 5'-phosphate synthase: MIRLLINVDHVATLRNAREESFPDPIHAAALCEQAGADGIVFHLREDRRHITERDVRLLRETVKGKLDFELSTEPEVVDICCDVAPDLATLVPERREEVTTEGGLNVTANRDRLDTVIPKLYDAGIEQVALFVDPVPEHIRAAADAGANTVELHTGDYANAETEADRRAEAQRLANGAQVAHDAGLRVHAGHGLDYNNFSLFRKTVPHVAEVSIGFAIIARAVLTGMDQAVRDMISVVKK; the protein is encoded by the coding sequence GTGATCCGTCTGCTGATCAATGTCGACCACGTTGCTACGCTGCGAAACGCGCGTGAGGAGTCGTTTCCGGACCCGATCCATGCCGCTGCCCTATGCGAGCAAGCAGGAGCCGACGGGATCGTCTTTCACCTGCGAGAAGACCGTCGGCACATCACGGAACGGGATGTTCGCCTGCTTCGCGAAACCGTAAAAGGCAAACTCGACTTTGAACTCTCAACGGAACCGGAAGTCGTCGACATTTGCTGCGACGTTGCGCCAGACCTGGCTACGCTGGTCCCGGAGCGCCGCGAGGAGGTTACGACGGAGGGCGGACTCAATGTCACCGCCAACCGCGACCGGCTCGACACCGTGATTCCTAAGCTGTATGATGCAGGCATCGAGCAGGTTGCTCTCTTCGTTGACCCCGTCCCGGAGCACATTCGGGCCGCCGCCGACGCCGGCGCCAATACGGTCGAACTCCATACCGGCGACTATGCTAACGCGGAAACCGAAGCAGACCGCCGCGCAGAAGCCCAGCGCCTCGCCAACGGGGCGCAGGTAGCCCACGACGCCGGTCTGCGCGTCCATGCGGGTCACGGCCTCGACTACAACAACTTTTCTCTTTTCCGGAAGACGGTACCCCACGTGGCCGAAGTCTCCATCGGCTTCGCCATCATCGCACGGGCCGTCCTGACGGGCATGGACCAGGCCGTCCGAGACATGATTTCCGTCGTGAAGAAGTAA
- the bshA gene encoding N-acetyl-alpha-D-glucosaminyl L-malate synthase BshA, translating to MKIGITCYPTYGGSGVVATELGKALANRGHEIHFISSSMPFRLSHIAGNIFFHEVNVQSYPLFEYPPYTLSLTSKMVDIAKHAGLDLMHVHYAIPHATSAVMARQILATEGVHMPVVTTLHGTDITLIGQDPSFAPVVTWSINESDGVTAVSNYLRQETYDHFDIDNGIEVIPNFIDTERFFRQNKEHFKQALCPNGEKVIAHVSNFRPVKNAQQVVEIFHRLREDDLPVKLLLVGDGPDRVPSERKARDLGVYDDIRFLGKQDPVEEILSIADVFLMPSGSETFGLAALEAMACDVPVVASNVGGLPELVEDGETGFLCELDDIDAFEEACRRLLVDEDLHTRMSDAARSRAEDTFDIRQIVPHYERYYEKVRENLLESVG from the coding sequence ATGAAAATAGGTATCACCTGTTATCCCACGTACGGCGGAAGTGGCGTCGTGGCGACCGAACTTGGTAAGGCGCTTGCAAATCGCGGTCACGAGATCCACTTCATTTCGTCATCGATGCCCTTCCGGCTCTCTCACATTGCCGGAAACATCTTTTTCCACGAGGTGAATGTTCAGTCGTATCCGCTCTTCGAGTATCCCCCGTACACGCTCTCGCTGACGAGCAAAATGGTGGATATCGCGAAGCACGCGGGTCTCGACCTCATGCACGTGCACTACGCCATTCCTCATGCCACCAGCGCCGTGATGGCGCGGCAGATACTCGCGACGGAAGGGGTGCACATGCCGGTCGTCACGACCCTCCACGGCACCGATATTACGCTCATTGGGCAAGACCCTTCGTTCGCGCCGGTCGTCACGTGGTCAATCAATGAGTCTGATGGCGTCACCGCCGTGTCCAACTATCTGCGGCAGGAGACCTACGACCATTTCGACATCGATAACGGGATCGAGGTCATTCCCAATTTTATCGATACGGAGCGTTTTTTCCGGCAAAACAAAGAGCACTTCAAGCAGGCGCTTTGTCCGAACGGGGAGAAGGTCATCGCGCACGTGTCGAACTTTCGGCCAGTCAAGAACGCGCAGCAGGTCGTGGAAATCTTTCATCGGCTTCGCGAGGACGACCTACCGGTCAAGCTCCTGCTCGTGGGCGATGGTCCTGATCGCGTTCCATCCGAACGCAAGGCCCGCGACCTCGGGGTTTATGACGATATCCGCTTTCTCGGAAAGCAGGATCCCGTGGAGGAAATCCTGTCGATTGCCGATGTCTTTCTGATGCCGAGTGGCTCTGAGACATTCGGTCTGGCTGCGCTCGAAGCAATGGCTTGTGACGTTCCCGTGGTGGCGAGCAACGTCGGTGGGCTTCCAGAACTCGTCGAGGATGGCGAAACGGGCTTCCTCTGTGAATTGGACGACATCGACGCGTTCGAAGAGGCGTGTCGCCGCCTGCTGGTCGACGAGGATCTTCACACGCGGATGTCAGACGCGGCTCGCTCGCGAGCGGAGGACACGTTCGACATCCGGCAGATCGTTCCGCACTACGAGCGCTACTACGAGAAGGTGCGAGAGAACCTGCTGGAATCGGTGGGATAG